One genomic window of Tatumella citrea includes the following:
- the greB gene encoding transcription elongation factor GreB — translation MRTPLITREGYNQLKQELDYLWREERPEVTKKVTWAASLGDRSENADYQYNKKRLREIDRRVRYLTKSLEALRIVDYSPQQQGKVFFGAQVEIENDEGDTRKFRIVGYDEIFGRKDYISIDSPMARALLKKEPGDTVKVETPAGIAVWYVNSVTYPDAG, via the coding sequence ATGAGAACGCCACTGATAACACGCGAAGGCTACAATCAATTAAAGCAGGAACTTGACTATTTGTGGCGTGAAGAACGCCCTGAAGTGACAAAGAAAGTCACCTGGGCTGCCAGTCTGGGCGATCGCAGCGAAAATGCTGACTATCAGTATAACAAAAAGCGGCTAAGGGAAATTGACCGACGGGTCCGTTATCTGACAAAAAGCCTTGAAGCATTACGTATCGTTGATTATTCGCCACAACAACAGGGTAAAGTATTTTTTGGTGCTCAGGTAGAAATTGAGAACGATGAGGGTGATACCCGTAAATTTCGTATCGTTGGTTACGACGAAATTTTCGGCCGTAAAGACTATATCTCCATAGATTCGCCAATGGCCAGAGCCCTGCTAAAAAAGGAACCCGGTGATACCGTAAAGGTCGAAACACCTGCTGGCATCGCTGTGTGGTACGTAAATTCCGTGACCTACCCTGATGCCGGGTAG